In Plasmodium cynomolgi strain B DNA, chromosome 6, whole genome shotgun sequence, the sequence AACCCCCCCGCATACATGCTGCACTGCAGGGCGCTCCCTCACCCGTAGTATTTGTCAGAGCCAGCCGTGGGCAATAAGTCGGTAGGGAGCTCCCGCCGAGTTGTGAGGGAGTTGCGAGCGATCTGCGGTCCAGTTGCAAGCGAGTTTTCCGACCGACGTAGTGGCATACCCCACCGACGTAGTGGCATACCCCACCGAAGTAGTGGCATACCCCACCGAGCAACCACTTCACCCGCTTCTTCctcgatgaagaaaaaagtggacgGACGAATCAAGGCCCTAGTAGAGAACAATGTAGCACTAGGGCAGCGGAGTATGTTCCTGGTGATAGGAGACCAGGGAAAAAACGTTGtggtgaatttttatttcctgttGAATCGGTTAGCTAGCAGGACACACAACATACTTTGGTGTTATAAGAAAAAGCTGGATTTCTCcacaagcaaaaaaaaacgatttaaagaaatgaagaaaaaaataaaaaaaggtacctTTGACACAACCATCGATAACAATTTTGATACGTTTCTAAAAAGTGCATATATTCGATTCTGCTTCTACAACGAGACGAAAAAGGTATTAGGGAAGACCTACTCCATGTGTGTTCTTCAGGACTTCTCCTACATAACaccaaatattttatgtaggTGCATAGAGACAGTAATCGGAGGAGGAATCATCCTCTTCCTCTTAAATAAACTAGACGATGTGAAGAACATCTACAACTTAACCCTAAACTGTCATAAGAAATACACACAGAGTGGTATTTCCACCATTCACAATAATTACATAAcgagattttttctttccctgaATCAGTGTCGCAATGCTATGTTTATTGATGACGAAATGAATATCTTACCCTTGAATGAGAATCACTTGGAAGTGAAGAAGGTGGTGGTAGGAGAGTCACAACAAGGAGATGTTAGTGTGAGTACCTTTCGTGTGGCCACGTTGGGGGGGCACTTGTGCCCTGATAAAGAGGAACTACGGGAGAGGTTGGCTGAGTTGGAAGCCATTTGCGAGGAAAACGAGAAGAGGGCGGAGGAGCGCCGCCGCTTCTTGTACTCCGCGCGGGTTTGCGCGGCGGGGGAAGAAGACAGCAAGGAAGTCGGCAGGGAGGCCGGCAGGGAGGCGGCCAAACAAACCGGCAGGGAGGCGGCCAAACAAACCGGCAGGGAGGCGGCCAAACAAATCGGCAGGGAGGCGGCCAAACAAATCGGCAGGGAGGCGGCCAAACAAACCGGCAGGGAGGACGGCAGAGAACCCGCCAAACAAATTGCAAACTCCGGGACGGAGGCAGACGCCAACCCGTACTCCTTCCTGGACAGACCCATCATGAACCTCCTGCGGATCTGCCTGAGCATCGACCAGCTGGAGGTCCTGCTCAACATGTGCAAGTTGCTACGCAATGACGATGAGAAGAAAAGACAGCTAAAGGAAGTGCTCATCAGTCTGCTAGCCAACCGAGGAAGGGGGAAGTCCGCCACGCTGGGGTTACTAATCGCCCTAAGTATCTACTTCAACTACACCAACCTGATTCTTTGCTCCGGAAACAAAGACGGAATGCAAACCATATATGATTTTATTGACCAAGGACTCCACCTTCTCGGATACAAAGAGTTCACACATTACGAGAGAGTCTACAACCAAAGCAAGCTAAAAgagataatattttttaaggatATACATAACCTAAGTAATATAAAGCAAAGAATTCGATACTTCGACATCCTGGAGGATGAAATGATCAACTCAGAACTGATGATCATAGATGAAGCTGCTTGTATTCCtattgatattttaaaagggaaaatcaAAGGGGAGATTACTATCCTGTCGACTACTCTTAACGGTTACGAAGGGACAGGAAAGACCTTCATATTTAAGTTGCTCAAacagttaaagaaaaaatttgttaccCAGTTGACGTATCAGGAGTTTAAGCAAATGAAGAGACTCTACTTCGAGAGAGCATTCATCGATGTATCTTTGGACACACCTATAAGGTACAGTTACAACGACCAGGTAGAGGCATGGCTAAATAACTTCCTCTGTCTTAATTGCAACGAACCATTCAAACTCAGAAACTCACTCTGCTCTCCTACCAACTGTCAGCTCTactttgtaaataaaaacatattcAAGCATTTCAGCAAAACGAGTGAAAATTTGCTCAGAAAAATCATGACACTTTTTGTTACTTCGCATTATAAGAATACACCAAATGACTTAATCATGATTCTGGATTCTCAACAGCACCACTTGTTTGTCTTGCTTAGTGGAAACGTAGACTGTAACAACCTCTCCCCGGAGGCAGTGGATGAACTGGATATATACGGAGTGCTGCATTGCGCCATCGATGGTATTGTAAACCCACGCGCGGGGAGACGCCTGGTCAAGCTGCAGGATATCGTGAAAGGAGTGCAGAAGCAAAGTGAGAGGAATGGCGAGAGGAGTGGCGAGAGGGATGGCCAAAGAAATGGCGAAAGGAATGGCCAAAGAAATGGCGAAAGAAATTCTGACCAGGGCCTAAATGAGGACTCCAAACAGAGGGACCTCTCAGATGGCTGCACCACAAGCGGACAAACGGGAGCCCCCGCCGCGGCGAAGCACCCGCTGCCCAACGAATTCGAAGGCAACCTGATGCCCTACCTAGTCAGCGAGCACTTCGATTACTACTTCTACAGCTACATAGGAATAAGGGTGGTGCGCATCTCTGTCCACCCGTCCATACAAAACTTGAATTACGGCTCGCAGTTCTTAAGGAAGCTCCTCGACTACTACAGCCTGTACAATGGGCCGGCTCGGGAGGCTGCCGCGCCCTACAGGGAGAACGTCATTCTGTACCGCTGCAGTGGAGGAAGTGGTGAACGGGGCGGGGACGTGGACGGGGACGGGGACGGGGCAGATGCGCGCATCTTCTTCGACAAGCAGCTCAGCCACGTCGACTACGTGGGCACTTGCTTCGGACTGACCAAGGGGCTGCTCAtcttttggcaaaaaaacagCTTCATCCCCGTTTACCTCAAGCAGCAGAGGAACGAAATAACAGGAGAGTTCAGTCTACTCATGTTAAGACATCTAAATCAAAatctcaaaaaaatatttacgaaCTTCTACCTTGACTTCGTTCGTAGCTTCTGCAGCTTGCTCCCCTACTCCTTCAAACGGCTAGAGTCGTTCGTTGTGTTCAATCTGTTGCATAATAACCCAATCATATTGGCTAGTCCCACGCGCGACGAGCTCCTCCTCCCCAGGGGGaagccaaaggggggggaagcaggggaagaaggggaagaagcaggagaagcggaagaagtaGGAGACGACGGAGAAGAAGTAAGCGTAGAGAACGGATTGCTCTCCTTACGGGAGGGCCCCTTCCAGGATGACGACGCGGACCACTACGCCTGCTTTTATGACGACCAACTACTCAGCCATgaaaaccttttttatttctttcaccCCAACGATATATGCCGACTGAAGCGGTTCGTCATGGAGTCTAAGCCCTTCTCGGACATCCTGTACCTCATGCAGACCGTTGCTAACTTAATTCTCTTCCGGAAGGTCCCCATCCAGCTCACCTTCCTGGAGTATACCATCCTCTACGCTGTGTCCCtccaaaagaaaaactgcCAAGAAATATCAGACGAGATAAGCATCAACGTGAACCAGACCGTCGCCCTCCTGCGCAAGGTTCTGCATCGCTTCTACACCTACCTCACGGTGAGACAGATCAGCTGGCTCTGCGAAACGGCCACTAGCCGCGCTATGCACACCGATTTGTGTTGATCGCCACGTGTTTCTGTGCACCCCTCTCGACGAAGCAATCGTGCACTCGTTTTACTAACCCCTCTCTGTCTCACCTCCCCCTTCACACACAGGATCTCATGCAAAAggacatagaaaaaaaagtggaggcGCAGTTCAGTCAGAAACTCCACAAGCAGAAGAAGCGTGCGCGCCAGGTGGAGCTCCCCTCGGGGGAATACATCGATGAGCTGAATAGGAACACCCGTATGGtgacgaagaaaaacaagaaggagaagcgagCCCTCCTGCGCGAGTTTAACCTATCAGGTGAGCAGTCGAAGTggagaagcggtgaagcggtgaagcggtgaagcggcgaagcGGCGAAACAGATTGCATCCCTAGCGTGGATAACCCTGCACGCACGCGCTGTTCTTCTTACACGTGTTACGCATTGAGATGGAAGCTTCTCTCGAATGTGCCAGTTGAGAAGTTCGTTTCGCCTTCTTCaccacgtttttttttttttgccccttttatttgctcttttttttatttattttttttcttcctccccttgcCTCACCGCGCCCCCGCGCCATTCTGGGCCGCCCCGATCTGCGCGTCGCAACATGCGTCGTAACGTGCGCGGCAACCCCCACGCCTCCACACGCACCAACACGTATCATCACGTATCATCACGTATCAACACGCTTCCGCACGCTTCCACACCTCACACTCGCATGCCCAATTCGACCCCCTCGCAGGAACCgtgaaaaggaagcaaatcAACATCAAGACAAACGACGACGCTGATCCCCCCAAGGACGAAGTCACCACCTGATGTTACGAGGATTAACCCACTCgtccgcttcttctcccgttgccatcaaaaaaaaaatttttttttttttttttttttttccaaccatTCGTTCTTGCTCCCCCATCGAATAATGTGTATACTACTCTCCCTGTGCCTATCTCATGActgtcatttttaatgcCTTCTTGTGgttacccccttttgtgtattGTATCTCTATACGCTGGTTGTATTTGCCAACAAAACCACCCCCCCCCTCAAAAAGCTACTCTCCAATTGTTTGTACTTATCAAaagggagttttttttatcgttccTTTCTTGACGACGTCACTGACCACCTGTTGGAAGGGCTCAAAGATTACGAGCCTTCTCTCTACTCTCTCGGTCGCTCCGCGGATACTGtatcacccttttttttggacgaATCTGTTGCCACGCCGCTGCTACCTCGTTGCTACCGCGTTGCTACTGCGCTGCTACCCCGCTGCTACTGCACTGCTACCCCGCTGCTACTGCACTGCTTCCTCGTTGCCACCCCGCTGCCACCCCCACGATGCTCCTGCATTGGCTCCCCTTCATTCTCTCCCTGCGCATCTCTACTTGCATTTCTCTCCCCAACAAGCATGGCTTTATAAGTAGTACTTTCAACCATGCCAGGACACCTACCCctaacaacaaaataaaaaacagaaaaggggcTATCTTCTCTCAGATTGAAATCAAAATGCCTGCCCTCTCAAGTACCATGACATCAGGAAAAATCGTCAAATGGAACAAAGACGTTGGGGAGTATGTCAACGTATGTGTAAATGAGTGATGCGATTTTCCCACCTATATGCTGAGACTTCCCCCttattttgggggggggtccACCCAAATGGACtgctctctctctctctcctccccccattttCCCACCTTCAGCTCGGCGACATCATTATGACGGTCGAAAGTGACAAAGCAGACATGGACGTGGAGGCCTTCGACGAGGGTACGCCAGAGGCAGAGATGGGCCAacctgcaaaaaaaaaatcaaaaaatgaaaaaatcaaaaaatcaaaaaaccaaaaaaccaaaaacatctaatgaaaaaatcaaaaaaatgaacccctATGTGAATGACCAAGCGGGGGAGGGGTGCTGAGGGGTAAACCACCCATCCCACGTGCACCCCAATACACACATACTGAAATGCCCCCTTGCAGGCTTCCTCCGCGTGAAGCATATGGGAGATGGAAGTGAAGCCAAGGTCGGGGACATCCTTGGCATTCTGACCACGGAGAAAGACGAAGAAGTGGAAGCTCGTAGTGACGACTCCCCCGCGGGAGCCACCGGGGAGAGGGAGAGCTCGCAAGGGGAACAGATAGACGCCGTCGCGCAGGGAAGCACCACAGGGATAGAGGCAGACTCAGTGACAGACTCAGAGGCACACTCCGTGACAGACTCAGTGACAGACTCAGCCCACGCACAGACTGCACAGCTACAAACAGGTgatcaaaaaatatttgtccCCTTCGTAAGTAGCAAACGGAACAGAGCGAGGATAAGTAAATGGactcgcaaaaaaaatgattacatCCACAAGGACGAAATCCTTTTCCACGTTGAAGACGATAAAAGTACCATCGAAGTGGAGAGTCCCTGTAAcggttataattttttttttccactcgaGAGAGCACCACGTCTTCTTTcgcaataaatttttcttctccacccCGTTGCTGCCTCACTCCCCTTTGCTGCCTCACTCCCCTTCGCTACTTCACTCCCCTTTGCTGCTTCCCTCCCCTTTGCCATATTGGAACCCCGTAGGCATCGTTAAACAAATATTCATCGAAGAAGGACAGTTCGCAGATTTGGACAAACCGGTGGCGATCATCTCCCCCAGAGAGGTACGGCCCGCACGGTGGGTACATGCGCTGTTGGTGAGGCATCTACTGTTGGTGAGGCATCTACTGTTGGTGAGGCATCTACTGTTGGTGAGGCATCTACTGTTGGTGCGGCATGCCCTGTTGGtgtttctccccttctgctcattttcaccccctttttcgtttccccAGGCAGAGGACCCCCCACAGGGAGAGCAAACACCGTTAGACTAACAGGGAACTGTGTAGCATGTCTGCGCTTCGCCGCGTCTTCTCCTCACCGTGCCTTCTCTTCACCGCGTCTTCTCTTCACCTCGCCGCTCCATCACTTCACCGCTACCCCCCCAGGGACGTCCAACTCGTAAACGAAGAAAACATTGTGAGGCACTACCAGGAAGCCGTCAGCGGCACCCGGGAAGGAAAGCTTCTGCTGCAAAACATGAGGTATAGACTTGCTCTCCGTTTTGAGTTGGGCTCGGCTCGGGGAGGTGGCCCCCACGTGGTGCGTCCTCATGCGCGGTGCGTCCTCTTATGTGGTGCGTCCTCCTACGTGCCACGATAATTGTCACTCCGGCTGATGCCCCATTTGCCGCCCACTTgccacccctcccccctcaaAGCGCCTCCGACAAGCGAACCATGGAAGAGCGGCTCCTTCTAAACTGCGATAAGTACAACAACCTTTCGGGGAACTTCTTCAGGTGAGAATGAACGAGAGAACAGTAGACACCCAAGTGTGCACCCCGGAGTGCTCATTATTTACCAACTTAACTTTAACTGCGCAGTTCGCAAGACGATGGGACACCTGGGAAAGGCTCAACAGATCAGAAGCGGGACACGGTATGAACGgaaaggggagagaaaataaaaaactgcGCAGATGTTACGTGGCGTAGCAACGGGCATCACCTCGATTCGCTGTGATTTGCAACCATTTACTTCTACCCACTGTATCCTTTCGATCCACCTGTTCCATTTCGTCcaccttttccatttcgcccAATCcttccacttctccccccttcagCCGCCCCCCAAAGGGAGAGACGCCCCAATTGTGCTGCCCTCCGCAGCGGAGATGATGGAACAGAACAAGCTAACCCCAGCAGACATTAAGTAACTGCAAATCGGCACACCAATCCAGCAACGAGTTTAACAAAAGCATATACACATAGACCCTCGCTCGTACGTttcacacacacacgcacgcacatatatgcatatatatatacccctTCCCCTTCACACAGAGGACCCAAGGTGCCTGGACGCATAACATACGAAGACGTGGTTTCACACCTGGAACGCACAGGAGGAGCGACCACCGCgaaggcaaaaataattgaatTAACCAACGTGCAAAAGGCAATCAAAAACAACATGATGCGAACACTATCCATTCCAGTGTTCCGCATCactcattttataaaaacaaacgcTCTCCTAAAACTGTATGAGCAAGTTAGGGATAAAATTAACATGACTGTCCTCCTGTGCAAGTGTGTGTCCAATGTGTTACTGAAGCATCCCATCATTTACTCAACCTTCATCGATGAGGGGGACGGAAAAATATTACTTAACGAAGACGTTCACATTGGGAATGCCCTGGGATTGAAGAACTCCCTCCTGACGCCCGTCCTCAAGCGGGTTAACAAGACGGATATATATACCCTGGCTGGCGAGTGGAAGGTTCGTGAGAAGTTGCACTGGGAGCTTCCAACtgcgcaaaaatgtattgcctgttcaggcgattttcacaaaatagaGCTACTGTTCAGGCgattttcacaaaatagcgctactgttcaggcaaaagctgctaattttttttttcccccacgcAGAAGCTAGTCGAGAAAGGCAAACAGGGCCTGCTGACTCCCGGCGAAATGACGGGCAGCAACTTCTACATCTCCAACCTGGGCATGTTCAACACCTACCAGTTCGACGCGACACTGCCCCCAAACGTGTCGTGCATCCTGTCCGTCGGCACCAACATTGGGAGCGTTGAAAGCTTCGAAGACCTGAAGATCCAGCGGGGCATGATGATGACGCTGACCTGCGACCACCGCCACATTTACGGCTCGCACGCGGCTGCCTTCATGAGCGACTTGGCGACGTTCATCGAGCGGGACATCATGCAGGTCTTTCTGTAGCTAGGCGAGGCCACGCAGAGGCGACTCCCGAGCGGTTATATGCCCCAAGTCCGCCGCGCACACACACAGTGACAACACAGTGACACCTCTTTGCAACCGCAGTTTTGCCATTACACGATGTGTGCACGCGGGGGAGTAATATGatccttcttccctccctttaGTTTTTCGTTCTTTCGACCCCCAATTTGAATAGTTGTGGCAACGTGCCACACGGATGATGCGCTCCTTGATTTTGAAACATTTGTGAAGCGGGAAGGTTCGTCAGCCATGCGGTGATCAGCCAATCGGTGACAAACCAATCGGGGGCGGGGGTCGTATAGGTAAGCAAGGGATACGCCCCCGCCCCACACAGTTAAGGCCACACGCCCATGGGAGTATAAACGTCTCGAATGTCGTCCTCCACTCCACAGGTGGTCAACNNNNNNNNNNNNNNNNNNNNNNNNNNNNNNNNNNNNNNNNNNNNNNNNNNNNNNNNNNNNNNNNNNNNNNNNNNNNNNNNNNNNNNNNNNNNNNNNNNNNNNNNNNNNNNNNNNNNNNNNNNNNNNNNNNNNNNNNNNNNNNNNNNNNNNNNNNNNNNNNNNNNNNNNNNNNNNNNNNNNNNNNNNNNNNNNNNNNNNNNNNNNNNNNNNNNNNNNNNNNNNNNNNNNNNNNNNNNNNNNNNNNNNNNNNNNNNNNNNNNNNNNNNNNNNNNNNNNNNNNNNNNNNNNNNNNNNNNNNNNNNNNNNNNNNNNNNNNNNNNNNNNNNNNNNNNNNNNNNNNNNNNNNNNNNNNNNNNNNNNNNNNNNNNNNNNNNNNNNNNNNNNNNNNNNNNNNNNNNNNNNNNNNNNNNNNNNNNNNNNNNNNNNNNNNNNNNNNNNNNNNNNNNNNNNNNNNNNNNNNNNNNNNNNNNNNNNNNNNNNNNNNNNNNNNNNNNNNNNNNNNNNNNNNNNNNNNNNNNNNNNNNNNNNNNNNNNNNNNNNNNNNNNNNNNNNNNNNNNNNNNNNNNNNNNNNNNNNNNNNNNNNNNNNNNNNNNNNNNNNNNNNNNNNNNNNNNNNNNNNNNNNNNNNNNNNNNNNNNNNNNNNNNNNNNNNNNNNNNNNNNNNNNNNNNNNNNNNNNNNNNNNNNNNNNNNNNNNNNNNNNNNNNNNNNNNNNNNNNNNNNNNNNNNNNNNNNNNNNNNNNNNNNNNNNNNNNNNNNNNNNNNNNNNNNNNNNNNNNNNNNNNNNNNNNNNNNNNNNNNNNNNNNNNNNNNNNNNNNNNNNNNNNNNNNNNNNNNNNNNNNNNNNNNNNNNNNNNNNNNNNNNNNNNNNNNNNNNNNNNNNNNNNNNNNNNNNNNNNNNNNNNNNNNNNNNNNNNNNNNNNNNNNNNNNNNNNNNNNNNGCTGGGGTACCCCCACGGTTCTTCActttgaattatttaaatgcGTGGTGAGCCAATCGAATCCCTCGTAGAGTCCGTCGCCCCTCGTTGCGCACGTGGATTGAATGAacctgcaaagggggggaaagggtACGCAGGTCAGCGGTGCGTAGGTCAGCAATGCGTTGGTCAGTGGTGCATAAATCAGCAATGCGTTGATCAACGGTGCGTGGATCTCCTGTAGGCCGATATGGGTGGCGCCCCGGCCGGCTTCACGCGTGGCTGCAAGGCCGCCTCCCCCAACCATTACACACGAGACGCGTCACGTTGCTCACGTACCAGTTCCTCTCCCGGATCGTGTTCAGGTGCAGCTTCTCCGTCACTTCGGCCGCAGACATGGCATTCGGCAAATCCTGCTTGTTCGCAAACACCAGGATTATGGCATCCTTCAGTTCTTCCTCGTTGATCATCCTGTGTAGTTCTTCTCTCGCTGCGGGGGGTGGAAAGTGAAAGGAGAGGGACGAGGGGGGATAAAGcaactccaaaaaaaaagggggcgaaTGCATTGATGCCAGCAAGCGATTGGGCGTGCCATCCCCCGCTCTGCTTTGCAACTCTGCTCTGCTACTCTGCTGCTCTGCTTTGCCGCTCCGCTTTGCCGCTTCTCATCGCACCGTTTGGCCAAACTTACCGTCGTCAATTCTCTCCCGGTCATTACTGTCCACGACGAAAATTAACCCATCCGTGTTGGAATAGTAGTGTCTCCACAAGGGTCTTATCTgcacggggaaaaaaaagtcactCAACGTGGATGGGGCCGGACCACCTAACTTCGTGCACGCACATGCATAGGaacatacacacacgtatacacacacacacagttCTGGCTCGGGAACGGTCCGAGCAAACGGGGGGATATACACCCCCTGTCCCATTTCACCAAACAGATACCTTATCCTGTCCTCCGACGTCCCACACCGTGAAGGAGATGTTCCGAAATTCCACCGTTTCGACGTTGAAGCCTGGGGGGGGTAGAAGAGGTGGGAAAACGGATGTGATGGTCTGAGTGAATGGAAGACGGGAATAAGTAGCCACAAAACGGATGTGATGGTCTGAGTGAATGAAAGAAAGGAATAAGTAGCCACAAAACGGATGTGATGGTCTGAGTGAATGGAAGAAAGGAATAAGTAGCCACAGAACGGAGCGATGCACCCAGGTGACAGGGAAGTTAATCGCCCTGTTAGCTGCCACCTCTACCCActgggggaaggggaagggcTCCCTACCTATCGTCGGGATAGTCGTGACAACCTCGCCCAACTTAACCTTGTACAGGATGGTAGTCTTCCCCGCTGCGTCCAAGCCTACCATCAAAATTCGAACGTCCTTTTTCTGAAAGAGGCGATTAAATAATCTACTAACGAAGAGCCCCATATTGTCTGAAAAGgggagaggagaagaaacagaATAGAGATGCAAGAGGTAGGGTACACCTCGCTTACTCGTCGGTAGCAGTACCACCTGGTCGGTCCATTGCTCCACGTGGGATGATTAAACGCAGAGGGGAACAAGCAAGCGATTGGGACatgccccttcccctttgcacATACAACTCAAAGATGATACGCCTCACGGGCGCGCGCGTCCACATAGCTTCGAACATCGAGCTTCTAGCTGCGACCTTCTAGCTTCGATCTTCTAGCTGCGATATTCTAGCTGCGATCTTCTAGCTGCGAGCCTTACCTGGTCAATGGCACGATCGGTTCTTCTCCCTTCAGAAGTTATTAAAATCTACtaccttttcaaaaaaaaaagggcttcACTAACCGTTGGGCTAAGTTACTCATATAAACTGCGAACGTCACGCgaggtgtaaaaaaaaaagaaacaaaaaaaaaagcataagtACACGGGCTGAATGCA encodes:
- a CDS encoding dihydrolipoamide acetyltransferase (putative), producing the protein MGDGSEAKVGDILGILTTEKDEEVEARSDDSPAGATGERESSQGEQIDAVAQGSTTGIEADSVTDSEAHSVTDSVTDSAHAQTAQLQTGDQKIFVPFVSSKRNRARISKWTRKKNDYIHKDEILFHVEDDKSTIEVESPCNGIVKQIFIEEGQFADLDKPVAIISPREVRPARDVQLVNEENIVRHYQEAVSGTREGKLLLQNMSASDKRTMEERLLLNCDKYNNLSGNFFSSQDDGTPGKGSTDQKRDTPPPKGRDAPIVLPSAAEMMEQNKLTPADIK
- a CDS encoding ATPase (putative) codes for the protein MKKKVDGRIKALVENNVALGQRSMFLVIGDQGKNVVVNFYFLLNRLASRTHNILWCYKKKLDFSTSKKKRFKEMKKKIKKGTFDTTIDNNFDTFLKSAYIRFCFYNETKKVLGKTYSMCVLQDFSYITPNILCRCIETVIGGGIILFLLNKLDDVKNIYNLTLNCHKKYTQSGISTIHNNYITRFFLSLNQCRNAMFIDDEMNILPLNENHLEVKKVVVGESQQGDVSVSTFRVATLGGHLCPDKEELRERLAELEAICEENEKRAEERRRFLYSARVCAAGEEDSKEVGREAGREAAKQTGREAAKQTGREAAKQIGREAAKQIGREAAKQTGREDGREPAKQIANSGTEADANPYSFLDRPIMNLLRICLSIDQLEVLLNMCKLLRNDDEKKRQLKEVLISLLANRGRGKSATLGLLIALSIYFNYTNLILCSGNKDGMQTIYDFIDQGLHLLGYKEFTHYERVYNQSKLKEIIFFKDIHNLSNIKQRIRYFDILEDEMINSELMIIDEAACIPIDILKGKIKGEITILSTTLNGYEGTGKTFIFKLLKQLKKKFVTQLTYQEFKQMKRLYFERAFIDVSLDTPIRYSYNDQVEAWLNNFLCLNCNEPFKLRNSLCSPTNCQLYFVNKNIFKHFSKTSENLLRKIMTLFVTSHYKNTPNDLIMILDSQQHHLFVLLSGNVDCNNLSPEAVDELDIYGVLHCAIDGIVNPRAGRRLVKLQDIVKGVQKQSERNGERSGERDGQRNGERNGQRNGERNSDQGLNEDSKQRDLSDGCTTSGQTGAPAAAKHPLPNEFEGNLMPYLVSEHFDYYFYSYIGIRVVRISVHPSIQNLNYGSQFLRKLLDYYSLYNGPAREAAAPYRENVILYRCSGGSGERGGDVDGDGDGADARIFFDKQLSHVDYVGTCFGLTKGLLIFWQKNSFIPVYLKQQRNEITGEFSLLMLRHLNQNLKKIFTNFYLDFVRSFCSLLPYSFKRLESFVVFNLLHNNPIILASPTRDELLLPRGKPKGGEAGEEGEEAGEAEEVGDDGEEVSVENGLLSLREGPFQDDDADHYACFYDDQLLSHENLFYFFHPNDICRLKRFVMESKPFSDILYLMQTVANLILFRKVPIQLTFLEYTILYAVSLQKKNCQEISDEISINVNQTVALLRKVLHRFYTYLTDLMQKDIEKKVEAQFSQKLHKQKKRARQVELPSGEYIDELNRNTRMVTKKNKKEKRALLREFNLSGTVKRKQINIKTNDDADPPKDEVTT
- a CDS encoding ADP-ribosylation factor (putative), yielding MGLFVSRLFNRLFQKKDVRILMVGLDAAGKTTILYKVKLGEVVTTIPTIGFNVETVEFRNISFTVWDVGGQDKIRPLWRHYYSNTDGLIFVVDSNDRERIDDAREELHRMINEEELKDAIILVFANKQDLPNAMSAAEVTEKLHLNTIRERNWFIQSTCATRGDGLYEGFDWLTTHLNNSK